A window of Companilactobacillus allii genomic DNA:
AACGGCAAACAAATAGTCATGACATCTGACCGTTTGCCAAACGAAATTCCAAAGTTACAAGAAAGACTGGTATCACGCTTTAAATGGGGGCTTTCTGTCGACATTACTGCACCAGACTTAGAAACTAGGATCGCTATTTTACGTAATAAAGCAGAAGCCGAGCACCTTGAAATTCCTAATGACACACTTTCATACATAGCGGAACAAGTTGATACTAACGTCCGTGAACTGGAGGGTGCATTGATCCGTGTTCAAGCATACTCAACCTTGAAAAATGCCGATATTACTAAGTCGATTGCAGCTGATGCTTTGAAATTATTCAAATTGTCTAAAGAGAAAAAGGGTCTTTCAATTGCTAAGATACAAAATAAAGTTGCCAAATATTATCATGTATCTATTAATGATCTTAAAGGTAAAAAACGTGTCAAAACAATCGTTGTTCCTCGTCAAATAGCTATGTATTTATCACGAGAATTAACAGACCGTTCATTGCCACAAATTGGGATGGAATTCGGTGGTAAAGATCACACAACAGTCATGCACTCATGTGATAAAATAGCTGAGTTAGTTGTTAGTGATAACGACATAAAGATGGCCATCAATGAATTAAAGGATGAACTGAGAAATTAACTTGTTGAAAACTTTCTGAGTTATTAATACTTTTCCACATGTGTTAATAACAGGAAGTTTTCAACAGCCATTTAGCATTTCTATAGTTATCCACAGAATCAACAGCACCTACTACTACTGCTATATATATCTTAATTAATTAAAAGAGGGAGTTACATAAATGAAATTTTCAATCGATCGTTCAAAATTCGTAAATCAAACCACTAATGTCCAGCGTGCAATTTCAACAAAAACTACAATTCCAATACTTACTGGGATGAAATTAGAACTAACTGAATCAGGATTAAGAATTACTGGAAGTAACTCCGATATTTCTATCACTTCTTTCATTGCACAAGATGATGCTGACAATGATTTGACTATCGAAAGTACTGGCTCAATAGTTCTACCAGCTAGATTCTTTAACGAAATTATCAAGAAACTTCCTGGTGACAATTTTGAACTAGAAGTATTAAATAATAATCAGACATTAATTACATCCGGAGTTTCCGAATTTACGATCAACGGTTTGGATGCAAATAACTATCCTCACTTACCAGAGGTTGAAACTGACAATCAACTAATATTTCCTACTGACTTATTTAAAGAAGTCGTCAATCAAACAGTTATTGCTGTATCAAATCAAGAGAGTAGACCAGTTTTAACAGGTGTTAATTTCATTATTAATAATGATGGATTGACTTTGGTCGCAACTGACAGTCACCGTTTGTCACAAAGAAAGATCGATATAACAAGTGATGAAGAATATAACTTGATAATCCCCGGAAAGAGTTTGACTGAATTAGTTAGAACTATTAATGATTCCGTTAAAGAAATATCACTATCAATATCTGAAAACCAAGTATTATTCAGTTTTGACAATGTCATGTTCTATTCACGACTACTAGATGGCCGCTATCCTGAAACTGATCGTTTGATTCCAGAAGACTCAAATACACGTTTAACTTTTGATACTAGTAATTTACTAGCTTCAGTTGAACGTGCTTCGCTACTTTCACATGAAAGTAGAAATAATGTTATCAAGCTTGAAATCAAGTCAGTAGACAAGAAGGCTACACTTTATGGAAATTCTCCAGAAGTAGGTACTGTTGAAGAAGTTCTTGATTTTGAAAATCTTGAAGGCGATGATTTGGATATTTCGTTTAATCCTGACTATCTAAAAGACGCTTTGAGATCATTTGGTAGTAATACAACAATTGAAATGAGTTTTACATCACCACTTCATCCATTCACATTGCGTCCAGTGGATGATAAAGACAATTTTGTACAGCTGATTACACCAGTTCGTACCTTCTAGATCACTTTTCGAATGAATTTAGCCCAGAACATTTCGTTCTGGGCTATTTTTTTACCATATTCCATTTTTAAGGCTTGATTTTTGCCATAAGAGTTTTTCTAGACTTTTTTAGTGGGTGGATACTGGAATTGTCAAAAATTGCTTAGAGGTGCTCTAAATTACGTTTAAGTTGTTTTTTGACTTAAAAACAACTATAATTACATTATGTCTTTAAATGGTATAAATCTAATAAATAGGGTGTTAATATGTCGAAAAAAATTAAAATTGATACTGAATTTATCACATTGGGTCAGCTACTTAAGGATGCTGGAATCATATCAACTGGTGGCCAAGCTAAGTGGTATTTAAGAGAGAATTCAGTAAGCCTTAATGGTGAGGCGGAAAATCGCCGTGGTAAAAAACTACGTACAGGCGATGTAGTTGTAGTTGATGATCAGAGTTTTGAAATCGAATAGTTGTATATAAAAGATCTCAGACTTAGAAACTATCGTAACTACGAGTCTTTAAATATTAGTTTTTCACCAAACATTAATGTGTTTTTGGGACATAATGCCCAAGGTAAAACAAATTTATTAGAGGCTATGTATTTTCTAGCTTTGACCAGAAGCCATCGAACGTCTAATGATAAGGATTTGATCAGATGGGGTAGTGATTTTTCAAGAATCTCTGGATTAGTGATCAAAGATAATACCAGTAAGTTAAAGTTAGATCTTGTCGTTAGTAAGTCAGGTAAAAAAGCAAAACTAAATAATATTGAACAACGTAAATTATCTAGTTACATAGGAAATTTGAACGTTGTTTTGTTTTCTCCGGAGGATTTATCGATTGTCAAAGGCAATCCTGGGATCCGCCGGAAATTTATTGATATGGAATTTGGTCAGATATCCAACCAGTACTTACAAACTGTGAGTCAGTTCCGCTCAGTTTTGAAGCAACGTAACGCATATTTGAAAAAACTTCAGCATCATCAATCTAAGGATTTAGTTTACTTAGAAGTTTTATCTGATCAATTGGCAGGGTATTGTGCTGAGGTTGTAAGAACTAGACTTGATTTTTTAGGAAAACTTCAAGGACATATTGAAAAGATCCATGATCAGATCAGTGATCATCAAGAAATCCTAAAAATTAAGTACTCCAGCTTTTATGACAGCACTGATAAGACTGTTGAAAATATTTATGATATTTATAAGCAGGCTTTCAAAGATAACACGCAAAAAGAAATCCAGCGAGGTGTGACTCTATTTGGTCCACATCGTGATGATATTAAATTTTTGATCAATGATAAAAACGTTCAAGATTTTGGTTCTCAAGGTCAACAAAGATCGGTTGCACTAAGTTTGAAATTAGCAGAAGTTGAATTGATAAAAGAGCAGGTTGGTGATTATCCAGTTTTGTTGTTGGATGATGTTTTATCTGAATTGGACCAAAAACGTCAGACACATCTGCTTTCATCAATTGGAAATGGTATTCAAACTTTTATTACAACGACTTCACTTGAGGATGTTGATCAAAAAATTGTTAAAAATCCAAATATTTTAAATATTACTAATGGAAAAGTTCAACAGGAGGAAATTTAATGGCTGAAAACAGTAGAAAAGCTGAACTAGATAAACAAGAAGAACTAGCTGAAGAATATGACGCTAGCCAAATTCAAGTCCTTGAAGGGCTTGAAGCTGTTCGTAAGAGACCGGGTATGTACATCGGTTCTACTAGTAAGCAAGGTTTACATCATCTTGTTTGGGAAATTATCGATAATGGTATTGATGAAGCCTTGGCTGGCTTTGCAACAAAAATCGATGTAACTGTTGAACCAGATAATTCCATCACCGTTTTTGATGATGGTCGTGGTATTCCCGTTGATATCCAAAAGAAAACTGGCAAACCAGCTTTAGAGACTGTTTATACTATTCTTCATGCCGGTGGTAAATTCGGCGGTGGCGGATACAAAGTCTCTGGTGGTCTTCACGGTGTTGGTGCCTCTGTTGTTAACGCTTTGAGTAGTGAGTTAGATGTAGTTGTTACTCGTGGCGGTAAGAAATATGGTATCGATTTTGAACGAGGCAAAGTAAAACATGCGATGCACATTGTTGGTGATGCTGATGAATATGCACATGGCACTCTGGTCCATTTTGTTCCGGATCCTGACATATTTACAGAAACAACAGTTTATGATGACAAGGTTTTGACAACTAGAATTCGTGAATTGGCATTCTTAAATAAAGGTCTAAAACTTACATTTACTGACAAACGTTCTGATACTGCTGAAAAACTAGTCTTCCACTATGAAGGTGGTATTAAGAGTTATGTTGAGTATATGGATAAGGATAAAGAGGTCGTTTTTGACGAACCAATCTATCTAGAAGGTATTCAAGACGGCGTTACAGTTGAAGTTGCCTTGCAGTATACTGATGAATTCCATACTAATTTGATGACTTTTGCTAACAACATTCATACATATGAAGGTGGTACTCATGAGGTTGGTTTTAAGACCGCTTTAACTCGTGTTATCAACGATTATGCGCATAAGAAGAAGTTCTTGAAGGATACTGAGAAATTATCTGGTGAAGATGTTCGTGAAGGGATGACGGCTGTAGTTAGTGTTAAGCATCCAGATCCTCAATTTGAAGGTCAAACTAAGACAAAACTTGGTAATTCAGATGCTAGAACTATTACTGATAGATTGTTCAGTGAGCACTTTATGAAGTTCATGATGGAAAACCCTGATACAGCAAAGAAAATCGTTGAGAAGGGTAGTTTGGCTACTAAGGCTAGACTAGCTGCTAAACGTGCTCGTGAAGTAACTAGAAAACAAAATGGTCTAGAAATCAGTAATTTACCTGGTAAGTTGGCTGATAATGCAAGTAAAGATCCAGCAATCTCTGAGATATTTATTGTCGAGGGTGATTCAGCCGGTGGTTCTGCTAAAACAGGACGTTCTCGTTTGACTCAAGCTATTTTACCTATCAGAGGTAAGATCTTGAACGTTGAAAAAGCTTCAATGGACAAGATCCTAGCTAACGAAGAAATCAGAACTTTATTTACAGCTATGGGAACTGGTTTTGGAGAAGAGTTTGATATTTCTAAAGCAAGATATCACAAAGTTATTATTATGACTGATGCCGATGTCGATGGTGCTCATATTAGAACCTTATTATTGACACTACTTTACAGATATATGAGACCAATCGTTGATGCAGGATATGTATATATCGCTAAGCCACCTTTGTATCAAGTTCGTCAGGGTAAGATGATGCAATACTTTGATACTGACAAAGAAAAAGATGAGTTCGTATCACAATTACCAGCAAAACCAGAACCAAAGATCCAACGTTACAAGGGTCTTGGTGAAATGGACGCTGATCAATTATGGGATACAACTATGGACCCAGATAAGAGAAGATTGGATCGTGTTAAACTCGACGATGCAATCGAAGCTAACAAGGTCTTCTCAATGTTAATGGGTGACAAAGTTGAACCTAGAAGAATCTTTATTGAAGATAATGCGAAATACGCTGAAGTAGATTATTAGTTTTTAGGAAAGGGAAAAAAGTTAATGGACGATAGAAGAATAGCAAATGTTAATTTAACGGAAGTAATGAAAAAGTCTTTCGTGGATTACGCTGCCAGTGTTATCGTATCTCGTGCACTTCCAGATGTACGTGATGGATTAAAACCAGTTCATCGTCGTATCTTATACGGTATGAATGAATTAGGCGTTACACCTGACAAGCCATATAAAAAGAGTGCCAGATTCGTTGGGGATATTATGGGTAAGTATCACCCACATGGGGACTCAGCCATATACGAGTCAATGGTTAGAATGGCACAAGATTTCAGTTATCGTTATCCATTAGTTGATGGACACGGAAACTTTGGTTCTATTGATGGTGATCCGCCTGCTGCTATGCGTTATACCGAAGCTCGTATGAGCAAAATGGCAGTTGAAATGTTGCGTGATATCAACAAAGATACCGTTGACCTTGTTCCCAATTATGATGGTGAAGAAAAAGAGCCAATGGTCTTGCCAGCTCGTTTCCCTAACCTTTTAGTGAATGGTGCAACCGGAATTGCCGTTGGTATGACAACAAATATTCCATCACATAATTTAAAAGAAGTTATTGATGCGCTACATATTTTGATGCGCAACCATGACGCTACGATTGCTGACTTAATGAAGGTTATCCCAGGACCTGACTTCCCAACTGGTGGAATCATCATGGGTAAATCTGGAATTAGAAAAGCTTATGAACACGGAAAAGGAACCATTATGCTCCGTGCCAAAGTAGACGTTATAACTAAGAAGAACGGTGCAGAACAAATCATCGTTACAGAGTTACCATATATGGTAAATAAGGCTAACTTAGTAGAACGTATCGCCGAACTTGCTCGTGATAAGAAGCTTGAAGGTATCACTGACTTAAATGATGAATCCGATCGTGAAGGTATGAGGATCGTCATTGATATTCGTCGTGATATGAGTGCTTCAGTTGTTTTGAATAACTTGTACAAGTTGACGCAACTACAAATTTCTTATGGTATCAATATGGTTGCAATCGTTGATAAAACACCTCGTGTTCTATCACTTAAAGAAGTCTTGTTGTATTACTTGAAGCATCAAGAAGTTATTATTAGACGTAGAACTGAATATGAATTACGCCGAGCTCAGGCCCGTGCACATATTCTTGAAGGATTGAGAATCGCACTTGATCATATTGATGAGATCATCAAGGTCATCAGAGGTTCTCAAACATCTAGTGTTGCCAAACAAACATTGATGGATCGTTTCGAATTATCTGACAAACAATCACAAGCTATCTTGGATATGCGTTTGGTTCGTTTGACAGGCTTGGAACGTGAAAAGGTTGAAGCAGAATACCAAGATCTATTAGTAAAAATTGCTGAATACAAAGATATTTTGGCAAAACCAGAACGTGTTGATAAGATCATCTATGATGAATTGCTTGAAATTCAAGAAAAATTCGGTGATCCTAGAAGAACTGAAATCCGTGCTAGTGAAGTTGCTAAT
This region includes:
- the recF gene encoding DNA replication/repair protein RecF (All proteins in this family for which functions are known are DNA-binding proteins that assist the filamentation of RecA onto DNA for the initiation of recombination or recombinational repair.); protein product: MYIKDLRLRNYRNYESLNISFSPNINVFLGHNAQGKTNLLEAMYFLALTRSHRTSNDKDLIRWGSDFSRISGLVIKDNTSKLKLDLVVSKSGKKAKLNNIEQRKLSSYIGNLNVVLFSPEDLSIVKGNPGIRRKFIDMEFGQISNQYLQTVSQFRSVLKQRNAYLKKLQHHQSKDLVYLEVLSDQLAGYCAEVVRTRLDFLGKLQGHIEKIHDQISDHQEILKIKYSSFYDSTDKTVENIYDIYKQAFKDNTQKEIQRGVTLFGPHRDDIKFLINDKNVQDFGSQGQQRSVALSLKLAEVELIKEQVGDYPVLLLDDVLSELDQKRQTHLLSSIGNGIQTFITTTSLEDVDQKIVKNPNILNITNGKVQQEEI
- the dnaN gene encoding DNA polymerase III subunit beta, producing the protein MKFSIDRSKFVNQTTNVQRAISTKTTIPILTGMKLELTESGLRITGSNSDISITSFIAQDDADNDLTIESTGSIVLPARFFNEIIKKLPGDNFELEVLNNNQTLITSGVSEFTINGLDANNYPHLPEVETDNQLIFPTDLFKEVVNQTVIAVSNQESRPVLTGVNFIINNDGLTLVATDSHRLSQRKIDITSDEEYNLIIPGKSLTELVRTINDSVKEISLSISENQVLFSFDNVMFYSRLLDGRYPETDRLIPEDSNTRLTFDTSNLLASVERASLLSHESRNNVIKLEIKSVDKKATLYGNSPEVGTVEEVLDFENLEGDDLDISFNPDYLKDALRSFGSNTTIEMSFTSPLHPFTLRPVDDKDNFVQLITPVRTF
- the gyrB gene encoding DNA topoisomerase (ATP-hydrolyzing) subunit B: MAENSRKAELDKQEELAEEYDASQIQVLEGLEAVRKRPGMYIGSTSKQGLHHLVWEIIDNGIDEALAGFATKIDVTVEPDNSITVFDDGRGIPVDIQKKTGKPALETVYTILHAGGKFGGGGYKVSGGLHGVGASVVNALSSELDVVVTRGGKKYGIDFERGKVKHAMHIVGDADEYAHGTLVHFVPDPDIFTETTVYDDKVLTTRIRELAFLNKGLKLTFTDKRSDTAEKLVFHYEGGIKSYVEYMDKDKEVVFDEPIYLEGIQDGVTVEVALQYTDEFHTNLMTFANNIHTYEGGTHEVGFKTALTRVINDYAHKKKFLKDTEKLSGEDVREGMTAVVSVKHPDPQFEGQTKTKLGNSDARTITDRLFSEHFMKFMMENPDTAKKIVEKGSLATKARLAAKRAREVTRKQNGLEISNLPGKLADNASKDPAISEIFIVEGDSAGGSAKTGRSRLTQAILPIRGKILNVEKASMDKILANEEIRTLFTAMGTGFGEEFDISKARYHKVIIMTDADVDGAHIRTLLLTLLYRYMRPIVDAGYVYIAKPPLYQVRQGKMMQYFDTDKEKDEFVSQLPAKPEPKIQRYKGLGEMDADQLWDTTMDPDKRRLDRVKLDDAIEANKVFSMLMGDKVEPRRIFIEDNAKYAEVDY
- the yaaA gene encoding S4 domain-containing protein YaaA — encoded protein: MSKKIKIDTEFITLGQLLKDAGIISTGGQAKWYLRENSVSLNGEAENRRGKKLRTGDVVVVDDQSFEIE
- the gyrA gene encoding DNA gyrase subunit A, with the protein product MDDRRIANVNLTEVMKKSFVDYAASVIVSRALPDVRDGLKPVHRRILYGMNELGVTPDKPYKKSARFVGDIMGKYHPHGDSAIYESMVRMAQDFSYRYPLVDGHGNFGSIDGDPPAAMRYTEARMSKMAVEMLRDINKDTVDLVPNYDGEEKEPMVLPARFPNLLVNGATGIAVGMTTNIPSHNLKEVIDALHILMRNHDATIADLMKVIPGPDFPTGGIIMGKSGIRKAYEHGKGTIMLRAKVDVITKKNGAEQIIVTELPYMVNKANLVERIAELARDKKLEGITDLNDESDREGMRIVIDIRRDMSASVVLNNLYKLTQLQISYGINMVAIVDKTPRVLSLKEVLLYYLKHQEVIIRRRTEYELRRAQARAHILEGLRIALDHIDEIIKVIRGSQTSSVAKQTLMDRFELSDKQSQAILDMRLVRLTGLEREKVEAEYQDLLVKIAEYKDILAKPERVDKIIYDELLEIQEKFGDPRRTEIRASEVANIEDEDLIEEENILVVLTHKGYIKRLSTDEFRVQNRGGRGVQGMGVHDDDFIEHMIYTSTHDRLLFFTNTGKVYRTKGYEVPEYGRTAKGIPVINLLNIEKGETIQTVINVDRDVDRENSYLFFVTKFGTVKRTPVTDFANIRHSGLRSITLKDGDELDNVFLTNGDKIIFIGTHKGYAVTFRESDVRPMGRTAAGVRGIKLREEDYVVGSSIVEKGEEVLTISEKGYGKRTSVDEYPVKGRGGKGIKTANVTEKNGPIAGVTAVDGDEDIMLITDKGVMIRFGVDSVSQTGRATLGVRLIKVDDNSIVSTMAKIQEEEVEENEETSTDVNTDSNTETISEETKSDDDSSDETSDGDNN